Proteins from a single region of Bos indicus x Bos taurus breed Angus x Brahman F1 hybrid chromosome 29, Bos_hybrid_MaternalHap_v2.0, whole genome shotgun sequence:
- the LOC113886145 gene encoding histone H2B type 2-E-like yields MPEPAKSAPAPKKGSKKAVTKAQKKDGKKRKRSRKESYSSYVYKVLKQVHPDTSILSKATGIMNSFVNDIFQRIAGEASRLAHYNKHSTITSREIQTAVHLLLPGELAKHAVSEGTKAVTKYTSSK; encoded by the coding sequence ATGCCTGAACCAGCTAAGTCTGCTCCTGCCCCTAAAAAGGGCTctaaaaaagctgtgaccaaggcccagaagaaggacGGCAAGAAGCGCAAGCGCAGCCGCAAGGAGAGCTACTCCTCCTACGtgtacaaggtgctgaagcaAGTCCATCCGGACACCAGCATCTTGTCCAAGGCCACGggcatcatgaactccttcgtcAATGACATTTTCCAGCGCATTGCTGGCGAGGCATCCCGCCTGGCACATTACAACAAGCACTCgactatcacatccagggagatccagaccgcCGTGCacttgctgctacctggggagctggccaaaCATGCCGTGTCtgagggcactaaggctgtcaccaagtataccagctccaagtaa